A stretch of Campylobacter volucris DNA encodes these proteins:
- a CDS encoding sigma-54-dependent transcriptional regulator, protein MNLVIVEDDINMRKSLEIALSEYEEFKIKSYKSATEALKKLNDDVDLIITDINMPGIDGIEFVQACENKYDFIIITGNATLNRAIEAVRLGVKDFLVKPFDINTLVTAIKRAKIIQEKTSKKSTKKTEKQEVKEDFFGKSQALEHCLNLASKAAKTDASVLLFGESGVGKEVFANYIHKNSKRASKPFIAINMAAIPANLIESELFGFEKGAFTDANATKIGLFELANEGTLFLDEIGEMPYEIQAKLLRALQEKEITRLGGTKSVKIDVRIVSATNANIEKKIENNEFRQDLYYRLNTIPVNIPPLRQRQDEILQIAQKVLLDTCKEYEFTEKKLSKQAQNALLSYDFPGNIRELISIIQRACILSESDEISEQDLFLESRKSKDIKNLEKELILEALKNSSDIAQAAKLIGMSEQIFCEKMKKYNIN, encoded by the coding sequence ATGAATTTGGTAATAGTTGAAGATGATATTAATATGAGAAAATCGCTTGAAATAGCATTGAGCGAGTATGAAGAATTTAAAATAAAATCTTATAAATCAGCCACAGAAGCTTTGAAAAAATTAAACGATGATGTTGATTTAATTATTACAGATATTAATATGCCAGGGATTGATGGGATAGAATTTGTTCAAGCTTGTGAGAATAAATATGATTTTATTATCATCACAGGAAATGCAACTTTAAATCGTGCTATAGAAGCGGTAAGACTAGGCGTTAAAGACTTTTTGGTTAAGCCTTTTGATATTAATACTTTAGTTACTGCTATTAAAAGAGCTAAAATTATACAAGAAAAAACTTCTAAAAAAAGCACAAAAAAGACTGAAAAACAAGAAGTTAAAGAAGATTTTTTTGGAAAATCTCAAGCTTTAGAGCATTGCTTAAATTTAGCAAGCAAGGCTGCTAAAACTGATGCTAGCGTTTTATTGTTTGGAGAAAGTGGCGTAGGAAAGGAAGTTTTTGCTAATTATATACATAAAAATTCAAAAAGAGCTTCCAAGCCATTTATAGCTATTAATATGGCAGCTATTCCTGCTAACTTAATTGAAAGTGAGTTGTTTGGCTTTGAAAAAGGTGCCTTTACGGATGCTAATGCTACTAAGATAGGGCTTTTTGAATTAGCTAATGAAGGAACCTTGTTTTTAGATGAAATTGGTGAGATGCCTTATGAGATACAAGCAAAATTACTAAGAGCATTGCAAGAAAAAGAAATTACTAGATTAGGTGGAACTAAGAGTGTCAAAATAGATGTTAGAATAGTAAGCGCAACAAATGCAAATATAGAAAAAAAGATTGAAAATAATGAATTTAGACAAGATTTATATTATAGATTAAACACTATTCCTGTTAATATTCCACCACTTAGACAAAGACAAGATGAAATTTTACAAATTGCGCAAAAAGTATTACTAGATACTTGCAAAGAATATGAATTTACAGAAAAAAAATTGAGCAAGCAAGCTCAAAATGCTTTATTATCTTATGATTTTCCAGGTAACATCAGAGAGCTTATTTCTATCATACAAAGAGCTTGTATTTTGAGCGAAAGCGATGAAATTAGCGAGCAAGATTTATTTTTAGAAAGCAGAAAAAGCAAAGATATAAAAAATTTAGAAAAAGAATTAATCTTAGAAGCATTAAAAAATTCAAGTGATATTGCTCAAGCAGCTAAATTAATAGGCATGAGTGAGCAAATTTTTTGTGAAAAAATGAAAAAATACAATATTAACTAA
- a CDS encoding YqhA family protein encodes MFEKFFEILLVKSRWVTILPVIFGLVGAFVLFFIASYDVIKVLKYVIEYFTLANSSVDLHEDVVGLIIGAVDLYLMALVLFIFSFGIYELFISEIEDFKKIKQSKVLEVHSLDQLKDKLAKVIIMVLVVNFFQRILQMQFNTVLDMTYLAGSILALCIGLYFLHKSDH; translated from the coding sequence ATGTTTGAGAAATTTTTTGAAATTTTATTAGTTAAGAGCCGTTGGGTTACAATTTTACCTGTAATTTTTGGGCTTGTTGGTGCTTTTGTTTTATTTTTTATAGCTAGTTATGATGTGATTAAGGTTTTAAAATATGTAATTGAGTATTTCACTCTTGCAAATTCAAGCGTTGATTTGCATGAAGATGTTGTAGGGTTGATTATTGGGGCTGTGGATTTATATTTAATGGCTTTGGTTTTATTTATATTTTCTTTTGGAATTTATGAATTATTTATTAGCGAAATAGAAGATTTTAAAAAAATCAAACAATCAAAAGTTTTAGAAGTACATAGTTTAGATCAGCTAAAAGATAAGCTTGCAAAAGTTATCATTATGGTTTTGGTTGTAAATTTCTTTCAAAGAATTTTGCAAATGCAATTTAATACGGTTTTAGATATGACTTATCTTGCAGGTTCTATTTTAGCACTTTGTATAGGTTTGTACTTTTTACATAAAAGCGATCACTAA
- the hemE gene encoding uroporphyrinogen decarboxylase, whose translation MIFIDACFKKTTSYTPIWMMRQAGRYLPEYMKVRAQAGDFLSLCKDYKKASEVSLQPVDILGVDAAIIFSDILVVPLEMGMELKFEKGEGPIFTNPITNEDDLNILDVNKSVKNLSYVYDALKLTREKLPQDKALIGFCGSPWTIATYMIEGGGSKNYTKSKKILYQNPEFLHKILSKLTQALKLYLEEQIKAGANAVQIFDSWASALEQDVFFEFSFKYMLEISDYIKTKYPHIPVIIFPKGISGFLDKIDGNFDVFGVDWSTPLNLAKEKLSHKYTLQGNMEPCRLYDQKAIKIGVENILNTMQNAPHIFNLGHGILPDIPVENAKYFIKLVQESSRI comes from the coding sequence ATGATTTTTATTGATGCATGTTTTAAAAAAACTACTTCTTATACTCCTATATGGATGATGCGACAAGCAGGAAGATATTTACCAGAGTATATGAAAGTAAGAGCTCAAGCTGGAGATTTTTTATCTTTATGTAAAGATTATAAAAAAGCAAGTGAAGTGAGTTTGCAACCTGTTGATATTTTAGGTGTTGATGCAGCTATTATTTTTTCAGATATTTTAGTAGTGCCTTTAGAAATGGGAATGGAGCTTAAATTTGAAAAAGGCGAAGGTCCTATTTTTACAAATCCTATTACAAATGAAGATGATTTGAACATTTTAGATGTAAATAAAAGTGTTAAAAATCTTTCTTATGTTTATGATGCTTTAAAATTAACTAGAGAAAAATTACCGCAAGATAAAGCCTTGATAGGATTTTGCGGAAGTCCTTGGACTATAGCTACATATATGATAGAAGGTGGAGGTAGTAAAAATTATACAAAAAGTAAAAAAATCCTTTATCAAAATCCTGAATTTTTGCATAAAATTTTATCAAAACTAACCCAAGCATTAAAATTATATTTAGAAGAACAAATCAAAGCAGGAGCTAATGCTGTTCAAATTTTTGATAGCTGGGCAAGCGCTTTAGAGCAAGATGTTTTTTTTGAATTTTCTTTTAAATACATGTTAGAAATTTCTGATTATATCAAAACAAAATATCCACACATTCCTGTGATAATTTTTCCTAAAGGTATAAGTGGCTTTTTAGATAAAATCGATGGAAATTTTGATGTTTTTGGTGTTGATTGGAGTACGCCTTTAAATTTAGCAAAAGAAAAATTATCTCACAAATATACCTTACAAGGTAATATGGAACCATGTAGATTGTATGATCAAAAAGCTATTAAAATAGGTGTTGAAAATATCTTAAATACAATGCAAAATGCACCGCATATTTTTAATCTTGGTCATGGAATTTTACCTGACATTCCTGTTGAGAATGCAAAATATTTTATTAAATTAGTACAAGAGAGCTCAAGAATTTGA
- a CDS encoding radical SAM protein, producing MNKIVFGPINSRRFGISLGIDLSPDQKQCNFDCVYCELKAAKPQEKSLVYPSIEDIIKELEQALARHKHIDFITLTANGEPSLYPFLDELIVKLNQIKNGKKLLILSNGSAVLNAKAYKALLSLDVVKFSLDSAIEKTFYKIDKALKQIKIHDLIEKMIAFSKDFKGDLIMETLIVEGINDIKEEMLALNQAFASINPLRVDFSTIDRPPAYPVKAIDFKKLQELGLYITSVPVVLAKHNYDGIKNDFSEQELLKMLQLRSQSEFDVENNFSQLSKDNLAKLLKEKKIVVKNLSGVKFYKTLQNT from the coding sequence TTGAATAAGATTGTTTTTGGTCCTATCAACTCAAGAAGATTTGGAATATCTTTAGGGATTGATTTAAGTCCTGATCAAAAACAGTGCAATTTTGATTGTGTATATTGTGAGTTAAAAGCTGCTAAACCTCAAGAAAAATCTTTGGTTTATCCTAGCATAGAAGATATCATAAAAGAGCTTGAACAAGCTTTAGCGCGTCATAAGCATATTGATTTTATCACTTTAACTGCTAATGGAGAGCCAAGCTTGTATCCTTTTTTAGATGAGCTTATAGTAAAACTTAATCAAATTAAAAATGGTAAAAAACTTTTGATATTAAGCAATGGAAGTGCAGTTTTAAATGCAAAAGCATATAAAGCTTTACTTAGTTTAGATGTGGTTAAATTTAGCCTTGATAGTGCTATAGAAAAAACATTTTATAAAATCGATAAGGCTTTAAAACAAATAAAAATTCATGATTTGATTGAAAAAATGATAGCTTTTAGCAAAGATTTTAAAGGCGATTTGATCATGGAAACTTTAATAGTAGAAGGAATTAATGATATAAAAGAAGAAATGCTTGCTTTAAATCAAGCTTTTGCTAGTATTAATCCGCTTAGAGTGGATTTTAGCACTATAGATAGACCTCCTGCATATCCGGTCAAAGCAATTGATTTTAAAAAACTACAAGAGCTTGGTTTATATATTACTAGTGTGCCAGTGGTTTTAGCTAAACATAATTATGATGGTATTAAAAATGATTTTAGTGAACAAGAACTTTTGAAAATGCTACAATTAAGATCTCAAAGTGAATTTGATGTAGAAAACAATTTTAGTCAGCTTAGCAAAGACAATCTTGCTAAATTACTTAAAGAAAAAAAGATTGTGGTTAAAAATTTATCAGGTGTGAAATTTTACAAAACTTTGCAAAATACTTGA
- a CDS encoding aspartate-semialdehyde dehydrogenase: MKKIAIVGATGAVGEEILNVLDELNFPVESILPLASAKSVGTSVEFRGKTYKVQELTKTVFQENPVDIAFFSAGGSISEQYAKYAVECGAVVIDNTSHFRMNEDVPLVVPECNSEDIKDWEKTGIIANPNCSTIQMVHILKPLDDVFNLKRVDVSTYQAASGAGKEGMEELVQGLQSFFAFKLDEFEAKTFPYTLALNLIPQIDQFCENGYTKEELKMVNETQKILHKKIEISATCVRVPVLRSHSESITMHFEKDVDLNKVREILSKAPSVVMIDDIENKKYPMPLFTSDTNETYVGRIRQDINHKNIIHLWCVADQIRVGAATNAVRIAQKWLEMV, from the coding sequence ATGAAAAAAATAGCTATAGTTGGAGCAACAGGAGCAGTTGGCGAGGAGATTTTAAATGTTTTAGATGAATTAAATTTTCCAGTTGAGAGTATTTTACCTTTAGCTAGTGCTAAAAGTGTAGGAACTAGTGTGGAATTTAGGGGCAAAACTTACAAAGTTCAAGAACTCACCAAGACAGTTTTTCAAGAAAATCCTGTAGATATTGCATTTTTTAGCGCAGGTGGTAGTATTAGTGAGCAATATGCTAAATATGCAGTAGAATGTGGTGCAGTTGTGATTGATAATACAAGTCATTTTAGAATGAATGAAGATGTTCCTTTGGTCGTTCCTGAGTGTAATAGTGAAGATATTAAAGATTGGGAAAAAACAGGAATTATTGCTAATCCAAATTGTTCAACTATACAAATGGTGCATATTTTAAAACCTCTTGATGATGTTTTTAACTTAAAAAGAGTAGATGTTAGCACATATCAGGCTGCAAGTGGAGCTGGGAAAGAAGGAATGGAAGAGCTAGTTCAAGGTTTGCAAAGTTTTTTTGCTTTTAAATTGGACGAATTTGAAGCAAAAACTTTTCCATATACTTTAGCACTAAATTTAATTCCTCAAATTGATCAGTTTTGTGAAAATGGTTATACCAAAGAAGAATTAAAAATGGTCAATGAAACCCAAAAGATTTTGCATAAAAAAATCGAAATTTCAGCAACTTGTGTTAGAGTTCCAGTGCTTAGAAGTCATAGTGAATCTATCACTATGCATTTTGAAAAAGATGTTGATCTTAATAAAGTAAGAGAAATTTTATCTAAAGCTCCAAGCGTTGTAATGATAGATGATATTGAAAATAAAAAATATCCTATGCCGCTTTTTACAAGCGATACAAATGAAACTTATGTTGGTAGAATAAGACAAGATATTAATCATAAAAATATCATACATTTATGGTGCGTGGCTGATCAAATTCGTGTTGGGGCTGCGACTAATGCTGTGCGTATTGCTCAAAAATGGCTAGAGATGGTATAA